A region from the Tahibacter amnicola genome encodes:
- a CDS encoding serine/threonine protein kinase, with protein MSADDEIRDLLKSDTFGHIERVRRGDQVFVRRDTRSAHWLLRPAARWAARHEARGLERLQGLADVPQLLRWDGEVLERSWMAGAPMQVAAPQDPAWFRQAHRLLKSLRGRGLAHNDLAKEPNWLVTPDNRPAVLDFQICWISRRRGAWFRMLAREDLRHLLKHKRTYCPQALTPVERRLLARRSWLARTWKATGKRVYKYIARRWFGYWDDDGGALRVRRTPPP; from the coding sequence ATGTCCGCCGATGACGAAATCCGCGATCTCCTCAAATCCGACACGTTCGGACATATCGAACGCGTGCGGCGTGGCGACCAGGTCTTCGTCCGGCGCGACACCCGCAGTGCCCACTGGTTGTTGCGTCCGGCGGCACGCTGGGCGGCACGGCACGAGGCGCGAGGGCTGGAGCGCCTGCAGGGGCTCGCTGACGTACCGCAACTGCTGCGCTGGGATGGAGAAGTGCTGGAACGCAGCTGGATGGCCGGTGCGCCGATGCAGGTGGCAGCGCCGCAGGACCCGGCCTGGTTTCGCCAGGCACATCGCCTGCTCAAGTCCCTGCGGGGCCGCGGGCTGGCGCACAACGACCTGGCCAAGGAACCAAACTGGCTGGTCACGCCCGACAACCGCCCGGCGGTGCTGGATTTCCAGATCTGCTGGATCAGCCGTCGGCGCGGTGCGTGGTTCCGCATGCTCGCGCGCGAAGATCTGCGTCACCTGCTCAAGCACAAGCGGACCTATTGCCCCCAGGCGCTTACCCCGGTGGAACGTCGCCTGCTGGCGCGACGTTCGTGGCTGGCACGCACCTGGAAAGCCACCGGAAAGCGTGTGTACAAGTACATCGCCCGGCGCTGGTTCGGCTACTGGGACGATGACGGCGGCGCGCTGCGTGTTCGCCGCACGCCGCCGCCGTAA
- a CDS encoding energy transducer TonB, with translation MPVALNPNPISFQWKRSAAMSATMAVHAVALLLMLAPPAFHPSEAKTPPPVQTVNLVTEPPKPPEPPKPPEPPKFKPRVVERVRQTPRPPVVQAPPVITEEVTPRSYTVDTTEKAAPPTDIAPPDTSPSVGLAYGKMSQVKYPAEALRKREEGEVMLRVLVGTDGVPKTIEIERSSGSTTLDRAARTAVMKWRFTPGTHNGQPVEGWGLVPVSFKLNQL, from the coding sequence ATGCCCGTCGCGCTCAATCCGAACCCGATCTCGTTCCAGTGGAAACGCAGCGCCGCGATGTCGGCCACCATGGCGGTGCACGCCGTCGCACTCCTGCTGATGCTCGCACCGCCGGCCTTCCATCCCAGCGAAGCCAAGACGCCACCGCCGGTACAGACGGTCAACCTGGTGACCGAACCACCGAAGCCGCCGGAACCCCCGAAACCGCCAGAGCCGCCGAAGTTCAAGCCAAGAGTGGTGGAACGCGTGCGCCAGACGCCGCGTCCGCCGGTCGTCCAGGCGCCGCCGGTGATCACCGAGGAAGTGACGCCGCGGTCCTACACGGTCGATACCACGGAAAAAGCGGCACCGCCGACGGACATCGCACCACCCGACACCTCGCCCTCGGTGGGCCTGGCCTACGGAAAGATGTCCCAGGTCAAATACCCCGCCGAGGCCCTGCGCAAGCGCGAGGAAGGTGAAGTGATGCTGCGGGTGCTGGTCGGAACGGACGGTGTGCCCAAGACCATCGAAATCGAACGCTCGTCCGGCTCGACCACCCTGGACCGTGCCGCCCGCACGGCGGTGATGAAATGGCGCTTCACACCGGGCACGCACAACGGCCAGCCGGTGGAGGGGTGGGGGCTGGTGCCCGTATCGTTCAAGCTCAACCAGCTGTAA
- a CDS encoding sulfate ABC transporter substrate-binding protein — MAAMTKPLNLLLAALWSLSAPAFAADVTILNVSYDPTRELYKDVATAFAAKHRTETGDQVTVNASHGGSGKQARAVIDGLEADVVTLALAYDIDAIARTGLVGADWQKRLPNNAAPYTSTIVFLVRKGNPKGIKDWPDLIKPGVQVITPNPKTSGGARWNYLAAWGYALRQPGGNATKAREFVAALYKNVPVLDTGARGSTTTFVQRGIGDVLLAWENEALLSQRELGKDQFEIVVPSISILAEPPVAVVDKVVDKRKTRATAEAYLNFLYTPQAQELAAKHFYRPRLAEVAAKYDSQFAKVTTFTIDEVFGGWKKAQAEHFDDNGVFDQLGTANN; from the coding sequence ATGGCTGCGATGACCAAGCCCCTGAACCTGCTCCTTGCCGCGCTATGGTCGCTATCAGCGCCGGCCTTTGCCGCGGACGTCACCATCCTCAATGTGTCCTACGACCCCACGCGCGAGTTGTACAAGGACGTCGCCACGGCGTTCGCCGCAAAGCACCGGACGGAAACCGGCGATCAGGTTACCGTGAACGCTTCCCATGGCGGCTCGGGCAAGCAGGCCCGCGCCGTGATCGACGGCCTGGAAGCCGACGTGGTGACGCTGGCCCTGGCCTATGACATCGACGCGATCGCGCGGACGGGTCTTGTCGGCGCGGATTGGCAGAAACGACTACCGAACAACGCTGCACCGTATACCTCGACCATCGTCTTCCTGGTGCGCAAGGGCAACCCCAAGGGCATCAAGGACTGGCCGGACCTGATCAAGCCGGGCGTGCAGGTGATCACGCCCAACCCGAAGACGTCCGGTGGCGCACGCTGGAACTACCTGGCGGCCTGGGGCTATGCCTTGCGGCAACCCGGCGGCAATGCCACCAAGGCGCGCGAGTTCGTGGCGGCGCTGTACAAGAATGTGCCGGTGCTGGACACGGGCGCCCGCGGTTCGACCACGACCTTCGTCCAGCGCGGCATCGGCGATGTGCTGCTGGCCTGGGAGAACGAAGCGCTGCTGTCGCAGCGGGAACTGGGCAAGGACCAGTTCGAGATTGTCGTGCCGTCGATTTCGATCCTGGCCGAGCCCCCCGTGGCCGTCGTGGACAAGGTCGTCGACAAGCGCAAGACACGCGCCACCGCCGAGGCCTACCTCAACTTCCTCTACACACCGCAGGCGCAGGAACTGGCCGCGAAACACTTCTACCGCCCGCGCCTGGCTGAAGTCGCTGCCAAGTACGACAGCCAGTTCGCGAAAGTCACTACGTTCACCATCGACGAGGTGTTCGGGGGCTGGAAGAAGGCGCAGGCGGAACACTTCGACGACAACGGCGTGTTCGACCAGCTCGGTACGGCAAACAACTAG
- the cysT gene encoding sulfate ABC transporter permease subunit CysT: protein MTRRVLPGFGLSLGYTVVYLGLIVLLPLSALAVKAAGIGFDGLWSILATPRIVAALKLSFGAAALSAVINAVVGLLVAWVLVRYEFPGKRLFDALVDLPFALPTAVAGIALTALYAPNGWLGQWLVPLGIKVAFSPLGVLVAMIFVGFPYVVRTVQPVLEALDRDVEEAAESLGATRLQTFVRVLFPLMLPALLTGVALALARAVGEYGSVIFISGNLPMQSEILPLVIVQKLEQYKYADAAAVGVIMLAISFGLLLAINMLQRWSRRWAER from the coding sequence ATGACGCGCCGCGTGCTGCCGGGCTTCGGGCTGAGCCTGGGCTACACCGTGGTCTACCTGGGCCTGATCGTACTGCTGCCCTTGTCGGCGCTGGCGGTCAAGGCCGCGGGCATCGGCTTCGATGGCCTGTGGTCGATTCTCGCCACGCCGCGCATCGTGGCCGCGTTGAAGCTGAGCTTCGGTGCGGCGGCGCTTTCCGCGGTAATCAATGCGGTGGTGGGCCTCCTGGTGGCCTGGGTGCTGGTGCGCTACGAATTTCCGGGCAAGCGCCTGTTCGATGCGCTGGTGGATCTTCCGTTCGCGCTGCCGACTGCGGTCGCCGGTATCGCACTGACCGCGCTGTACGCACCCAATGGGTGGCTGGGCCAGTGGCTGGTGCCGCTGGGCATCAAGGTGGCGTTCTCGCCGCTGGGCGTGCTCGTCGCCATGATCTTCGTCGGGTTTCCCTACGTGGTACGCACAGTTCAGCCGGTGCTGGAAGCCCTGGACCGGGACGTCGAGGAAGCCGCGGAAAGCCTTGGCGCCACGCGCCTGCAGACTTTCGTGCGCGTGCTGTTCCCGCTGATGCTGCCGGCCTTGCTGACCGGGGTCGCGCTGGCCCTGGCGCGTGCCGTCGGCGAGTACGGATCGGTCATCTTCATTTCCGGCAACCTGCCGATGCAGTCGGAAATCCTGCCGTTGGTCATTGTGCAAAAACTGGAACAGTATAAATATGCCGACGCGGCCGCGGTCGGCGTGATCATGCTGGCGATCTCGTTCGGCCTGCTCCTGGCGATCAACATGTTGCAGCGCTGGAGCCGGCGCTGGGCGGAGCGGTGA
- the cysW gene encoding sulfate ABC transporter permease subunit CysW: MRAKHRSRSSWLAREVLHVLLIGGALGFLVLFLVLPLAAVFVEALRKGLGTYFEALAHPEAVSAIKLTLLVAGISVPLNTIFGLAAAWAMTRFEFRGKTWLGALIDLPFSVSPVVSGLIYVLLFGAQGWFGPWLAAHDIKLIFAVPGLVLATVFVTLPFVARELIPLMQAQGSEEEEAARVLGATGWQMFFRVTLPNIKWALLYGVLLCNARAMGEFGAVSVVSGHIRGLTNTLPLQVEILYNDFASAAAFAVASLLALLALVTLALRTFLEWRYGAELAARAPRGH, from the coding sequence TTGCGTGCGAAACACCGCTCCCGCTCAAGCTGGTTGGCGCGGGAAGTGCTGCATGTGCTGCTCATCGGCGGCGCGCTGGGGTTTCTCGTTCTCTTCCTGGTGCTGCCCCTGGCGGCCGTTTTCGTCGAGGCGCTGCGCAAGGGGCTCGGGACGTATTTCGAGGCGCTGGCCCATCCCGAGGCCGTGTCCGCGATCAAGCTGACCCTGCTGGTGGCCGGCATCTCGGTGCCGCTGAACACGATCTTCGGCCTGGCGGCGGCCTGGGCGATGACGCGCTTCGAATTTCGCGGCAAGACCTGGCTTGGCGCGCTGATCGACCTGCCGTTCTCCGTGTCGCCGGTGGTGTCCGGCCTGATCTACGTGCTGCTGTTCGGCGCGCAGGGCTGGTTCGGCCCGTGGCTGGCGGCGCATGACATCAAGCTGATTTTTGCCGTGCCCGGGCTGGTGCTGGCCACCGTATTCGTCACCCTGCCGTTCGTGGCGCGGGAGCTCATTCCGCTGATGCAGGCGCAGGGCAGCGAGGAAGAAGAAGCGGCGCGCGTGCTCGGCGCCACCGGCTGGCAGATGTTCTTCCGCGTGACCCTGCCCAACATCAAGTGGGCGCTGCTCTACGGCGTGCTGTTGTGCAACGCGCGCGCCATGGGCGAGTTTGGCGCGGTGTCGGTGGTGTCGGGTCACATCCGCGGGCTGACCAACACGCTGCCCCTGCAAGTGGAAATTCTTTACAACGATTTCGCCTCGGCGGCGGCATTTGCCGTGGCGTCGCTACTGGCCCTGCTGGCGCTGGTCACGCTGGCGCTGCGTACCTTCCTGGAATGGCGCTATGGCGCCGAACTCGCGGCGCGAGCGCCGCGCGGACATTGA
- a CDS encoding TOBE-like domain-containing protein — protein MRISGGRVHAGDQRFDADPLDGVADGTAVAYVRPEHLALTPAALESGWKATLRHVYLSGSVAHLELDVPALGQTLEAELGGDEAQRRSLTTGVTVTVQPRHLTVFPIDSKTGKPDLQRRRVVHPRYGQAAIARWR, from the coding sequence GTGCGCATCAGCGGCGGCCGCGTCCACGCGGGCGATCAGCGTTTCGACGCCGACCCGCTCGACGGCGTGGCCGATGGCACCGCGGTCGCGTATGTGCGGCCCGAACACCTGGCGCTGACGCCGGCCGCGCTTGAATCGGGCTGGAAGGCGACGCTACGCCATGTGTATCTGTCGGGCAGCGTGGCGCACCTGGAACTGGATGTACCGGCACTGGGGCAGACACTCGAAGCGGAGCTCGGTGGCGACGAGGCACAGCGCCGCTCGCTCACCACCGGCGTGACAGTGACCGTCCAGCCGCGTCACCTGACCGTCTTTCCAATCGATTCGAAGACCGGCAAGCCGGACCTGCAACGGCGGCGTGTCGTGCACCCGCGCTACGGTCAGGCGGCGATCGCGCGCTGGCGTTAA
- a CDS encoding NUDIX hydrolase, which yields MPESSIHIGLDAVIIAVTAEAPRVLTVADPSGEEALPSGPLDLEAHQTLERGVRDWVSQQTGFQLGYVEQLYTFGDRYRDPRERMGGGRVISTAYLALVREQSMPARLGAHWRDWYGYLPWEDWRNGRPTLIERDLAPRLHAWAGRDKRKRERVDLTFGLDATPWDPERTLERYELLWEAGLVAEALRERGAGDSPPAAGGRPMALDHRRILATALGRVRGKLKYRPVVFELLAPEFTLLQLQQVVEALSGNRLHKQNFRRLVESAGLVEGTGRLAPATGGRPAELFRFRHEVFRERPAPGVYFPGAWWGR from the coding sequence ATGCCCGAGTCGTCCATCCATATCGGCCTTGACGCCGTCATCATTGCGGTCACCGCCGAGGCGCCGCGCGTACTGACGGTGGCTGACCCGAGCGGCGAGGAGGCCCTGCCCTCCGGCCCGCTCGACCTGGAGGCCCACCAGACGCTGGAACGCGGCGTTCGCGACTGGGTCTCGCAGCAGACCGGCTTCCAGCTTGGCTACGTCGAACAGTTGTATACCTTTGGCGACCGCTATCGCGACCCGCGCGAACGCATGGGCGGCGGGCGTGTCATCTCGACCGCCTATCTGGCCCTCGTGCGCGAACAGTCCATGCCCGCGCGGCTGGGCGCCCACTGGCGCGACTGGTACGGCTACCTGCCCTGGGAAGACTGGCGCAACGGCCGGCCGACCCTGATCGAGCGCGACCTCGCCCCGCGCCTGCATGCCTGGGCCGGACGCGACAAGCGCAAACGCGAACGGGTCGACCTCACCTTCGGCCTGGATGCCACGCCCTGGGATCCGGAGCGCACGCTGGAGCGTTACGAATTGCTGTGGGAGGCCGGACTGGTTGCCGAAGCCCTGCGTGAACGTGGCGCAGGCGATTCCCCGCCCGCTGCCGGCGGGCGGCCAATGGCGCTGGATCACCGGCGCATACTGGCGACGGCGCTGGGGCGCGTCCGCGGCAAACTGAAATACCGCCCGGTCGTCTTTGAATTGCTCGCCCCGGAATTCACCCTGTTGCAGCTGCAACAGGTAGTGGAGGCACTGAGCGGCAACCGCCTGCACAAGCAGAACTTCCGCCGACTGGTGGAAAGCGCCGGACTGGTCGAGGGAACCGGCCGGCTGGCGCCTGCGACGGGCGGCCGTCCGGCGGAACTGTTCCGGTTCCGCCACGAAGTCTTCCGCGAGCGGCCGGCGCCCGGCGTCTACTTTCCGGGCGCCTGGTGGGGGCGGTGA
- a CDS encoding helix-turn-helix transcriptional regulator, with product MDRYERILSLHRILKASRYPVSLQRLKDELGCSRATLYRDVAFLRDALGAPIESGEGDQAAFRYDGAEAERFELPGLWLTSDELSALLALNALTAKSGPGILSDALAPFEKRIEALLSDHVSGRKLPVERIRVIASGNRKLDEISFRVVAGAVVARRQLKFRYRARSTGQTTERQVSPQRLAHYRDNWYLDAWDHEREGLRSFAVDRIAAPQMLDAEAIDRDDAELDKHLAASYGIFSGAPKAWATIRFSPHASRWVADEHWHSQQQGAFLSDGRYELKVPYSNSKELLMDVLKYGPDAEIVAPLSLREEMKILLQLSIGAYQA from the coding sequence ATGGACCGATACGAACGCATCTTAAGTCTGCACCGCATCCTCAAGGCCTCGCGCTATCCGGTCAGCCTGCAGCGGCTAAAGGACGAGCTGGGATGTTCCCGCGCCACCCTGTACCGCGATGTCGCTTTCCTGCGCGATGCGCTCGGCGCTCCGATCGAGAGCGGCGAGGGCGACCAGGCCGCCTTTCGCTACGATGGCGCGGAAGCCGAGCGGTTCGAGTTGCCGGGCCTGTGGCTGACCAGCGACGAGCTGTCGGCCCTGCTGGCACTCAACGCGCTGACGGCCAAGAGCGGGCCGGGCATCCTCTCCGATGCGCTGGCGCCGTTCGAGAAACGGATCGAGGCGCTGCTCTCGGATCACGTCAGCGGTAGAAAACTGCCGGTTGAGCGCATTCGCGTCATCGCCAGCGGAAATCGCAAACTGGACGAAATCAGTTTTCGCGTCGTGGCTGGCGCCGTCGTGGCGCGACGCCAGCTGAAGTTCCGCTATCGCGCTCGCTCCACCGGGCAGACCACCGAACGCCAGGTCTCCCCACAGCGCCTGGCGCACTACCGCGACAACTGGTATCTCGACGCCTGGGACCATGAGCGCGAAGGACTCCGCAGTTTTGCCGTCGACCGGATCGCGGCCCCGCAGATGCTCGATGCCGAGGCGATCGATCGCGACGACGCCGAACTCGACAAGCATCTGGCCGCCAGCTACGGCATCTTTTCCGGCGCGCCCAAGGCCTGGGCCACGATCCGCTTTTCGCCGCATGCCTCGCGCTGGGTGGCCGACGAACACTGGCATTCGCAGCAGCAGGGCGCATTTCTGTCGGATGGCCGTTACGAACTGAAGGTGCCCTACAGCAATTCCAAGGAATTGCTGATGGATGTCCTCAAATACGGACCGGATGCCGAGATCGTCGCGCCGCTGAGTCTGCGCGAGGAAATGAAAATCCTGCTGCAGCTGTCGATCGGGGCGTACCAGGCCTGA
- a CDS encoding patatin-like phospholipase family protein — MNTPVVVANPEPPRRSAISLVLGSGGARGYAHVGVIEELQAQGYVIQSVAGSSMGALVGGVFAAGKLEAYRHWSSSLKTFDVLRLVDWTWRGGGLIKGHRVISALREMVGDIDIEDLPISYTAVAVDIDAQREVWFSRGSLFDAIRASISIPTVFRPHLYQGRRLVDGGLLNPVPVTPTLRDLTDATIAVDVNAEAEGISERETPITRPEIVEPVSADSAGFSFSRIGAAFERFMEKRSRRVAVTEPGLLELFARSLDVVQETLTRYKLAAQPPDLVISIPRNVCAFYEFQRADEVIEVGRLRTREALARWQRARRG; from the coding sequence ATGAATACGCCCGTCGTTGTCGCCAACCCCGAACCGCCGCGCCGCAGCGCGATCTCCCTGGTCCTCGGATCGGGCGGCGCGCGCGGATACGCCCATGTCGGCGTGATCGAGGAGCTGCAGGCACAGGGCTATGTCATCCAGTCGGTCGCCGGCAGCTCGATGGGAGCGCTGGTCGGCGGGGTTTTCGCGGCCGGCAAGCTGGAGGCTTATCGCCACTGGTCGAGCAGCCTGAAGACCTTCGACGTGCTGCGCCTGGTCGACTGGACCTGGCGGGGCGGCGGACTGATCAAGGGGCACCGCGTCATCAGCGCGCTGCGCGAGATGGTCGGTGACATCGATATCGAAGACCTGCCGATCAGCTATACCGCCGTCGCGGTCGATATCGACGCGCAGCGCGAAGTGTGGTTCTCACGCGGCTCGCTGTTCGACGCGATCCGTGCCTCGATTTCGATTCCCACCGTCTTCCGGCCACACCTGTACCAGGGGCGTCGCCTGGTCGATGGCGGCCTGCTCAATCCCGTGCCGGTGACGCCGACGCTGCGCGACCTGACCGACGCGACGATCGCCGTGGACGTCAACGCGGAAGCCGAAGGGATCTCCGAGCGCGAAACGCCGATCACGCGTCCGGAAATCGTCGAGCCGGTATCGGCGGATTCCGCGGGATTCAGCTTTTCGCGGATCGGTGCGGCATTCGAGCGGTTCATGGAAAAGCGATCACGGCGTGTCGCCGTCACCGAGCCGGGCCTGCTGGAACTGTTCGCCCGCTCGCTCGATGTCGTGCAGGAAACCCTGACCCGCTACAAGCTCGCTGCCCAGCCGCCGGATCTGGTGATCTCGATTCCGCGCAATGTCTGTGCGTTCTATGAGTTCCAGCGCGCCGACGAAGTGATCGAGGTGGGCCGGCTGCGTACGCGCGAGGCCCTGGCGCGTTGGCAGCGCGCGCGGCGCGGCTGA
- the rho gene encoding transcription termination factor Rho, which translates to MSDIENKENGSAATADARPDNPPAESRPSRREAQAARAAAKAEAAAAKAEAKAQAGEAPERREAAPRDTQPRESAPREPLSLREHAPRDEAPAERQNTQDLFSGDRADSGNAASGDGGNGAQGQGGQGPQGQNQGYGQGQHQGSRREGRNRNRNRQNRQQQMRGGNYEDEIPDERNGGGNGPLINLTELKRKPAAALLDMAEGLGIQEGVARARKQDVIFNILKAHARSGGGIWGEGVLEILQDGFGFLRSGDESYLAGPDDIYVSPSQIRRFNLRTGDYITGRIRPPKDGERYFALLKVDDINGEPPEASKNKVLFENLTPLFPRRSFHLERGNGSSEDITGRILDLISPVGKGQRGLIVSPPKAGKTMMLQNVAQAIVNNHPEVHLIILLIDERPEEVTEMQRSVRAEVISSTFDEPAARHVQVADMVIERAKRLVEHKKDVVILLDSITRLARAYNTVVPSSGKVLTGGVDANALQRPKRFFGAARNVEEGGSLTILATALIDTGSKMDEVIYEEFKGTGNMEVHLDRRIGEKRVYPAININRSGTRREELLIEPDLLQKIWILRKLLHPMDELGAMEFMLDKMKNTKSNDEFFNSMKRG; encoded by the coding sequence GTGTCTGATATCGAGAACAAGGAAAACGGCTCGGCCGCAACGGCCGATGCGCGTCCCGACAATCCGCCTGCCGAAAGCCGCCCGTCGCGGCGCGAAGCGCAGGCCGCCCGAGCCGCCGCCAAGGCGGAAGCGGCTGCCGCCAAGGCGGAGGCAAAGGCCCAGGCCGGCGAAGCGCCGGAGCGCCGTGAAGCCGCCCCGCGCGACACCCAGCCGCGCGAATCGGCACCCCGCGAGCCACTGTCGCTGCGCGAACACGCGCCGCGCGACGAGGCGCCGGCCGAACGCCAGAACACGCAGGACCTCTTCAGCGGCGACCGCGCCGATTCGGGCAACGCCGCCTCCGGTGACGGCGGCAACGGCGCCCAGGGCCAGGGCGGCCAAGGCCCGCAGGGCCAGAACCAGGGCTACGGCCAGGGCCAGCACCAGGGCAGCCGCCGCGAAGGGCGCAACCGCAACCGTAATCGCCAGAATCGCCAGCAGCAGATGCGCGGCGGCAATTACGAGGACGAAATTCCCGACGAGCGCAATGGCGGCGGCAATGGTCCGCTGATCAACCTCACCGAGCTCAAGCGCAAGCCGGCCGCGGCGCTGCTGGACATGGCCGAAGGCCTCGGTATCCAGGAAGGTGTCGCCCGCGCCCGCAAGCAGGACGTCATCTTCAACATCCTCAAGGCGCATGCCCGCAGCGGCGGCGGCATCTGGGGCGAAGGCGTACTGGAAATCCTGCAGGACGGCTTCGGCTTCCTGCGCTCGGGCGACGAGTCGTACCTGGCCGGCCCGGATGACATCTACGTCAGCCCCAGCCAGATCCGGCGCTTCAACCTGCGCACCGGCGACTACATCACCGGCCGCATCCGTCCGCCGAAGGACGGTGAACGCTACTTCGCGCTGCTGAAGGTCGACGACATCAACGGCGAGCCGCCGGAAGCGTCGAAGAACAAGGTCCTGTTCGAGAACCTCACGCCGCTGTTCCCGCGCCGGTCGTTCCACCTGGAACGCGGCAACGGCTCGTCCGAAGACATCACCGGCCGCATCCTCGACCTGATCTCGCCGGTCGGCAAGGGCCAACGCGGCCTGATCGTCTCGCCGCCCAAGGCGGGCAAGACGATGATGCTGCAGAACGTGGCCCAGGCCATCGTCAACAACCATCCGGAAGTGCACCTGATCATCCTGCTGATCGACGAGCGCCCGGAAGAAGTGACCGAAATGCAGCGCAGCGTGCGCGCCGAGGTCATCAGCTCCACCTTCGACGAACCGGCCGCGCGCCACGTGCAGGTCGCCGACATGGTGATCGAACGGGCCAAGCGCCTGGTCGAACACAAGAAGGACGTGGTCATCCTGCTCGACTCCATCACCCGCCTGGCGCGCGCGTACAACACGGTCGTGCCGTCCTCGGGCAAGGTGCTCACCGGCGGTGTCGACGCCAATGCCCTGCAACGCCCCAAGCGATTCTTCGGCGCCGCGCGCAATGTGGAAGAAGGCGGCTCGCTGACCATCCTGGCCACCGCGCTGATCGATACCGGCTCGAAGATGGACGAGGTCATCTACGAAGAGTTCAAGGGCACCGGCAACATGGAAGTGCATCTTGACCGCCGTATCGGTGAGAAACGCGTCTATCCGGCCATCAATATCAATCGCTCGGGCACGCGCCGCGAAGAACTCCTGATCGAACCGGACCTGCTCCAGAAGATCTGGATCCTGCGCAAGCTCCTGCATCCGATGGACGAACTCGGCGCGATGGAGTTCATGCTCGACAAGATGAAGAACACCAAGTCCAACGACGAGTTCTTCAACTCGATGAAGCGTGGCTGA
- the trxA gene encoding thioredoxin TrxA — MSQLIAHASDDSFETDVLNSAEPVLVDFWAEWCGPCKMIAPILDELAANYEGRMKVVKVNIDNNQKTPRNYNVRSIPTLMIFKNGKIEATQIGAVSKNQLTQLIDRTI; from the coding sequence TTGAGCCAGCTCATAGCCCATGCCAGCGACGATTCCTTCGAAACCGACGTGCTCAATTCGGCCGAACCGGTGCTCGTGGACTTCTGGGCTGAATGGTGCGGCCCCTGCAAGATGATCGCGCCGATCCTCGACGAACTGGCGGCCAATTACGAAGGCCGCATGAAGGTCGTCAAGGTCAACATCGACAACAACCAGAAGACGCCGCGCAACTATAACGTGCGCAGCATCCCGACCCTGATGATCTTCAAGAACGGCAAGATCGAGGCCACCCAGATCGGCGCCGTCTCCAAGAACCAGCTCACCCAGCTGATCGACCGCACCATCTGA
- a CDS encoding type II secretion system protein N, with the protein MPYFAEWTSTDIERASRLTAQAVCAAAALLCVLMAVRLAWVALPRGVDLSLEPLPVAPVEATSAPVTLSKWHLFGSAGPSLNDLARSAPATQLQLNLRGTIAEADPREGMAVIADPTSGERAYRVGDTLPGGHPGCGLPGPGGSPARRRPGDPGIAVRPAFRATAGGYALGDTVTGWHSAGAGASDFIAAGGAGRSGAGIRAAADVPGGGRFLQDFATAQP; encoded by the coding sequence ATGCCGTATTTCGCCGAGTGGACCAGCACGGATATCGAACGCGCGTCGCGCCTGACGGCCCAGGCTGTCTGTGCCGCGGCGGCCCTGCTGTGCGTGCTGATGGCGGTCCGGCTGGCCTGGGTGGCACTGCCGCGGGGCGTGGATCTCTCGCTCGAGCCGCTGCCGGTCGCGCCGGTGGAAGCCACCTCGGCCCCGGTCACGCTCTCCAAATGGCATCTGTTCGGCAGCGCCGGTCCGAGCCTGAACGATCTGGCCCGCTCGGCCCCGGCGACGCAGCTGCAACTGAACCTGCGCGGCACGATTGCCGAGGCCGATCCGCGCGAAGGCATGGCCGTCATCGCCGACCCGACCTCCGGGGAGCGGGCTTATCGCGTCGGCGACACCCTGCCGGGGGGCCATCCTGGATGCGGTCTACCCGGACCGGGTGGTTCTCCTGCACGACGGCGCCCAGGAGACCCTGGCATTGCCGTACGACCAGCCTTCCGCGCCACCGCCGGCGGGTACGCCCTCGGTGACACCGTCACCGGGTGGCACAGCGCCGGCGCCGGCGCGTCCGATTTCATCGCCGCCGGGGGTGCAGGGCGGAGTGGCGCCGGTATTCGTGCCGCCGCAGATGTCCCAGGGGGCGGTCGATTTCTCCAAGATTTCGCAACAGCTCAACCTTGA
- a CDS encoding PDZ domain-containing protein: protein MSQGAVDFSKISQQLNLDPAALARQVNAQPVFENGKMTGVRLAGGPDAALVAKLGLQPTDVVTSINSVPLDSPARIQQVVNTVQNASQVTVTVMRDGKPVTLSVNVK, encoded by the coding sequence ATGTCCCAGGGGGCGGTCGATTTCTCCAAGATTTCGCAACAGCTCAACCTTGATCCGGCCGCCCTGGCGCGCCAGGTGAATGCGCAGCCGGTGTTCGAGAACGGCAAGATGACCGGCGTACGCCTGGCCGGCGGTCCCGATGCGGCGCTGGTCGCCAAGCTCGGCCTGCAGCCGACCGACGTCGTCACCTCTATCAACAGCGTCCCGCTCGATTCGCCAGCGCGCATCCAGCAGGTCGTCAACACCGTCCAGAATGCCAGCCAGGTGACCGTCACGGTCATGCGCGATGGCAAACCCGTCACCCTCAGCGTGAACGTCAAATGA